One Amaranthus tricolor cultivar Red isolate AtriRed21 chromosome 10, ASM2621246v1, whole genome shotgun sequence genomic window carries:
- the LOC130825098 gene encoding dirigent protein 23-like: protein MAKSSIISSILLLSLLTLTLIPKTHASFAEPISKQDLGIKALDDKKTQLTFYFHETRSGSNPSGIQIAKAKSTDQSSTRFGSLTMIDNALTEGPEPTSKLVGRAQGMHGSVDLNESALMMVMNLYFLEGEYNGSTLSVLGRDSLSASTGELPVVGGTGTFRFAKGYAQIKSQTFDSKTGDGVVQFNVFVNHADGSSSSTGSGSPSDGKSLGSTPSDGAPSSSQASLSKLVSFTSLFMIPLLYFFIF from the coding sequence ATGGCAAAATCATCCATCATCTCCTCTATTCTTCTCCTTTCTCTTCTCACCCTAACCTTAATACCCAAAACCCATGCATCATTTGCAGAACCCATATCCAAACAAGACCTAGGGATTAAAGCTTTAGATGACAAAAAAACCCAACTGACTTTCTACTTTCACGAGACCCGAAGTGGGTCCAACCCATCGGGTATTCAAATCGCTAAGGCAAAGTCCACGGATCAATCATCAACCAGGTTCGGATCCCTAACCATGATTGATAATGCATTAACCGAGGGCCCTGAACCAACGTCGAAGTTGGTGGGTAGGGCCCAAGGTATGCATGGATCCGTGGACCTAAATGAATCCGCTTTAATGATGGTTATGAATTTGTACTTTTTAGAAGGGGAATATAATGGAAGTACATTAAGTGTCCTAGGGAGGGATTCGCTGAGTGCTAGTACAGGGGAATTACCTGTGGTTGGAGGAACTGGTACCTTCAGATTTGCTAAAGGATATGCTCAGATTAAATCTCAGACGTTCGATTCAAAGACTGGTGATGGGGTTGTACAATTCAATGTGTTTGTAAATCATGCTGATGGTTCATCATCAAGTACTGGTAGTGGTAGCCCATCAGATGGGAAGTCATTAGGGTCTACACCAAGTGATGGTGCACCCTCATCTAGCCAAGCATCTCTCTCTAAATTAGTGTCTTTTACTAGTTTGTTTATGATTCCTCTTTTgtactttttcattttttga